The Phyllopteryx taeniolatus isolate TA_2022b chromosome 14, UOR_Ptae_1.2, whole genome shotgun sequence genome has a window encoding:
- the klhl18 gene encoding kelch-like protein 18 isoform X1, translating to MGLSQLPVFCSFGFSIQFGFSFADHRRLGALVPKRKRRRLWLSSATAARRAQCSQQAPLTMGDGVCEELEDLVHFSVHDLPTRGYGVMEEIRRQGKLCDVTLKAGEHKFSAHRIVLAASIPYFHAMFTNDMVECKQDEILMHGMDPSALEALINFAYSGHVAIDQQNVQSLLIGSSFLQLQNVKDACCSFLQDRLHPKNCLGVRQFAETMMCTALYDSANNFLHQHFVDVSLSDEFLTLRTDELLELVACDELDVKTEEQVFEAVLSWIHHDRVKRESRLPELLSKIRLPLCRPQFLTERVQQEELVRCCLKCRDLLDEAKDFHLMLERRPHLPAFKTRQRCCTSIMALIYAVGGLNSSGDSLNVVEVFDPAGNFWERCQPMRTARSRVGVAVVNGLLYAIGGYDGQSRLSTVEVYNPETDSWTRVSSMNSQRSAMGTVVIDGHIYVCGGYDGKSSLNSVERYSPHTDRWSVVTEMSASRSAAGVTVFDGRIFVSGGHDGLQIFNTVEYYNHHTNRWHTSSSMSNKRCRHGAASLGSHLYAVGGYDGSGFLSGAEVFGAASGQWSHLVAMNTRRSRVSLVAASGRLYAVGGYDGQTNLGSVEMFNPDTARWTFMAPMACHEGGVGVGCVPLQPT from the exons ATGGGCCTCAGTCAACTTCCAGTTTTCTGTTCTTTTggtttttcaattcaatttggaTTCAGTTTCGCGGACCACCGTAGACTTGGTGCTCTTGTTCCGAAGCGGAAGCGGAGGCGGCTTTGGCTTTCAAGCGCTACGGCGGCTCGGAGGGCTCAATGTTCGCAGCAAGCGCCGCTGACGATGGGAGACGGTGTTTGCGAGGAGCTCGAAGATTTGGTTCACTTCTCGGTGCACGACCTGCCGACCAGAGGCTATGGCGTCATGGAGGAAATACGACGGCAGGGGAAACTCTGTGACGTCACGCTCAAG GCGGGCGAGCACAAATTCAGTGCCCACCGCATCGTGTTGGCTGCCTCTATCCCGTACTTTCACGCCATGTTCACCAACGACATGGTGGAGTGTAAACAGGACGAGATCCTCATGCATGGAATGGACCCCAG CGCTCTGGAGGCTCTGATCAACTTTGCGTACAGCGGCCACGTCGCCATTGACCAGCAGAACGTTCAGTCTCTTCTGATCGGTTCCAGCTTCCTGCAGCTGCAGAACGTGAAAGACGCTTGCTGCTCCTTCCTGCAGGACAG gttgcatccaaagaactgtTTGGGAGTGCGGCAGTTCGCAGAGACAATGATGTGCACCGCGCTTTATGATTCTGCCAACAACTTCCTGCACCAGCACTTTGTGGACGTGTCCTTGTCGGACGAGTTTCTCACCCTGAGGACGGACGAGCTGCTCGAGCTCGTCGCTTGCGACGAACTCGACGTCAAAACCGAAGAGCAG GTGTTTGAGGCGGTGCTGTCTTGGATCCATCACGATCGTGTCAAACGAGAATCTCGGCTGCCGGAGCTGCTGTCAAAGATCCGACTGCCGCTCTGTCGTCCTCAGTTCCTGACGGAACGAGTCCAGCAGGAAGAACTCGTGCGCTGCTGCCTTAAATGCAG AGACCTCCTGGACGAGGCCAAAGACTTCCACCTGATGTTGGAGCGTCGTCCTCACCTGCCCGCCTTCAAGACGCGTCAGAGGTGCTGCACGTCCATCATGGCGCTCATCTACGCCGTGGGAGGACTCAACAGCTCCG GCGACTCCTTGAACGTGGTGGAGGTGTTCGATCCCGCGGGGAACTTCTGGGAACGCTGCCAACCGATGAGGACGGCCCGCAGCAGGGTGGGCGTGGCCGTGGTCAACGGACTTCTGTATGCCATCGGAGGGTACGACGGACAATCGCGACTCAGCACCGTTGAGGTCTACAACCCCGAGACAGACAGTTGGACCAGAGTGTCCAGTATGAACAGCCAACGCAG CGCGATGGGTACGGTGGTGATCGACGGCCACATCTACGTGTGCGGCGGCTACGACGGAAAATCTTCTCTTAACTCCGTCGAACGCTACTCGCCCCACACCGACAG GTGGTCTGTGGTGACAGAGATGAGCGCCAGTCGCAGCGCTGCCGGCGTCACTGTCTTTGACGGCCGCATCTTTGTGTCCGGAGGCCATGACGGCTTACAGATCTTCAACACG GTGGAGTATTACAACCATCACACGAACCGTTGGCATACGTCGTCGTCGATGTCGAACAAGCGTTGTCGTCACGGGGCGGCGTCTTTGGGCAGCCACCTGTACGCCGTGGGCGGCTACGACGGTTCCGGGTTCCTGAGCGGCGCCGAGGTCTTCGGCGCGGCGTCTGGTCAGTGGAGCCACCTGGTGGCCATGAACACACGCCGCAGCAGAGTGTCCTTGGTGGCGGCGTCGGGCCGCCTGTACGCCGTGGGCGGCTACGACGGGCAGACCAACCTGGGATCCGTAGAGATGTTCAACCCCGACACGGCCCGTTGGACTTTCATGGCGCCCATGGCCTGCCACGAGGGCGGGGTGGGCGTGGGCTGCGTTCCCCTGCAGCCCACCTAA
- the klhl18 gene encoding kelch-like protein 18 isoform X2, which yields MGLSQLPVFCSFGFSIQFGFSFADHRRLGALVPKRKRRRLWLSSATAARRAQCSQQAPLTMGDGVCEELEDLVHFSVHDLPTRGYGVMEEIRRQGKLCDVTLKAGEHKFSAHRIVLAASIPYFHAMFTNDMVECKQDEILMHGMDPSALEALINFAYSGHVAIDQQNVQSLLIGSSFLQLQNVKDACCSFLQDRLHPKNCLGVRQFAETMMCTALYDSANNFLHQHFVDVSLSDEFLTLRTDELLELVACDELDVKTEEQVFEAVLSWIHHDRVKRESRLPELLSKIRLPLCRPQFLTERVQQEELVRCCLKCRDLLDEAKDFHLMLERRPHLPAFKTRQRCCTSIMALIYAVGGLNSSGDSLNVVEVFDPAGNFWERCQPMRTARSRVGVAVVNGLLYAIGGYDGQSRLSTVEVYNPETDSWTRVSSMNSQRSAMGTVVIDGHIYVCGGYDGKSSLNSVERYSPHTDRWSITTITRTVGIRRRRCRTSVVVTGRRLWAATCTPWAATTVPGS from the exons ATGGGCCTCAGTCAACTTCCAGTTTTCTGTTCTTTTggtttttcaattcaatttggaTTCAGTTTCGCGGACCACCGTAGACTTGGTGCTCTTGTTCCGAAGCGGAAGCGGAGGCGGCTTTGGCTTTCAAGCGCTACGGCGGCTCGGAGGGCTCAATGTTCGCAGCAAGCGCCGCTGACGATGGGAGACGGTGTTTGCGAGGAGCTCGAAGATTTGGTTCACTTCTCGGTGCACGACCTGCCGACCAGAGGCTATGGCGTCATGGAGGAAATACGACGGCAGGGGAAACTCTGTGACGTCACGCTCAAG GCGGGCGAGCACAAATTCAGTGCCCACCGCATCGTGTTGGCTGCCTCTATCCCGTACTTTCACGCCATGTTCACCAACGACATGGTGGAGTGTAAACAGGACGAGATCCTCATGCATGGAATGGACCCCAG CGCTCTGGAGGCTCTGATCAACTTTGCGTACAGCGGCCACGTCGCCATTGACCAGCAGAACGTTCAGTCTCTTCTGATCGGTTCCAGCTTCCTGCAGCTGCAGAACGTGAAAGACGCTTGCTGCTCCTTCCTGCAGGACAG gttgcatccaaagaactgtTTGGGAGTGCGGCAGTTCGCAGAGACAATGATGTGCACCGCGCTTTATGATTCTGCCAACAACTTCCTGCACCAGCACTTTGTGGACGTGTCCTTGTCGGACGAGTTTCTCACCCTGAGGACGGACGAGCTGCTCGAGCTCGTCGCTTGCGACGAACTCGACGTCAAAACCGAAGAGCAG GTGTTTGAGGCGGTGCTGTCTTGGATCCATCACGATCGTGTCAAACGAGAATCTCGGCTGCCGGAGCTGCTGTCAAAGATCCGACTGCCGCTCTGTCGTCCTCAGTTCCTGACGGAACGAGTCCAGCAGGAAGAACTCGTGCGCTGCTGCCTTAAATGCAG AGACCTCCTGGACGAGGCCAAAGACTTCCACCTGATGTTGGAGCGTCGTCCTCACCTGCCCGCCTTCAAGACGCGTCAGAGGTGCTGCACGTCCATCATGGCGCTCATCTACGCCGTGGGAGGACTCAACAGCTCCG GCGACTCCTTGAACGTGGTGGAGGTGTTCGATCCCGCGGGGAACTTCTGGGAACGCTGCCAACCGATGAGGACGGCCCGCAGCAGGGTGGGCGTGGCCGTGGTCAACGGACTTCTGTATGCCATCGGAGGGTACGACGGACAATCGCGACTCAGCACCGTTGAGGTCTACAACCCCGAGACAGACAGTTGGACCAGAGTGTCCAGTATGAACAGCCAACGCAG CGCGATGGGTACGGTGGTGATCGACGGCCACATCTACGTGTGCGGCGGCTACGACGGAAAATCTTCTCTTAACTCCGTCGAACGCTACTCGCCCCACACCGACAG GTGGAGTATTACAACCATCACACGAACCGTTGGCATACGTCGTCGTCGATGTCGAACAAGCGTTGTCGTCACGGGGCGGCGTCTTTGGGCAGCCACCTGTACGCCGTGGGCGGCTACGACGGTTCCGGGTTCCTGA
- the puf60a gene encoding poly(U)-binding-splicing factor PUF60a isoform X1 — protein sequence MPLHMVVMENGQHGNTTTTTTTRLGLPPLTPDQQEALQKAKKYAMEQSIRNVLVRQNIAQQQQLSGLQMASLSMGLGELSPLQSVAAQRQRALAIMCRVYVGSIYYELGEDTIRQAFIPFGPIKSIDMSWDSVTMKHKGFAFVEYETPEAAQLALDQMNSVVLGGRNIKVGRPSNIGQAQPIIEQLAEEARVFNRIYVASVHPDLSDGDIRSVFEAFGKIKSCMLAHEPTTGRHKSYGYIEYDKPQSAVDAVASMNLFDLGGQYLRVGKAVTPPVPLIGASGDLTAAANFTAQDPVGASVLRALAGLPQGVMAAQAPGVITGVTPARPGLPQVALVNPVLATPPAPRTQEALRQGARLDESKHEQMDGHHDINKIIRNPKSRVMVLRNMVGQDDIDDDLEGEVTEECGKFGQVKRVVIYQERQGEEEDAAVIIKIFVEFCHTAEMNRAVWALDRRWFGGRKVAAEAYEQDRFENNDLSA from the exons ATGCCACTGCACATGGTCGTCATGGAGAACGGACAGCACGGCaacacgacgacgacgacgacgacgaggctCGGCCTGCCGCCGCTCACTCCTGACCAGCAGGAGGCGCTGCAGAAG GCTAAGAAGTACGCCATGGAGCAGAGCATCCGGAATGTTCTCGTCAGGCAGAACATTGCTCAGCAACAGCAGCTCAGCGGACTGCAG atggCATCCTTGTCAATGGGTTTAGGTGAACTTTCACCTCTGCAGTCA GTGGCTGCCCAACGCCAGCGCGCCCTGGCCATCATGTGTCGCGTGTACGTGGGCTCCATCTACTACGAGTTGGGCGAGGACACCATCAGGCAGGCCTTCATCCCCTTCGGACCAATAAAAAGCATCGATATGTCCTGGGACTCCGTCACCATGAAGCACAAG GGTTTCGCATTTGTGGAGTACGAGACGCCGGAAGCCGCTCAGTTGGCACTGGACCAAATGAACTCTGTCGTCCTGGGAGGACGAAACATTAAG GTGGGCCGGCCCAGCAACATCGGGCAGGCGCAGCCGATCATCGAGCAGCTGGCGGAGGAAGCTCGCGTCTTCAACCGGATCTACGTGGCGTCTGTTCATCCCGACCTGTCGGACGGTGACATCCGGAGTGTCTTCGAGGCCTTCGGCAAGATCAAGTCATGCATGTTGGCCCATGAGCCGACCACGGGACGTCACAAAAGCTACGGTTACATCG AGTACGACAAGCCTCAGTCCGCAGTCGACGCGGTGGCCTCTATGAACCTGTTTGACCTGGGCGGCCAGTACTTGCGAGTGGGGAAGGCCGTCACCCCGCCCGTGCCACTCATCGGCGCCTCCGGAGACCTCACCGCAGCCGCCAACTTCACTGCACAG GATCCAGTGGGCGCGTCGGTGCTGCGAGCGCTGGCCGGTCTTCCCCAAGGCGTCATGGCGGCTCAGGCTCCAGGCGTCATCACAG GCGTGACCCCGGCTCGACCCGGGCTGCCGCAAGTGGCTCTGGTCAATCCCGTCCTGGCCACGCCCCCTGCCCCGAGGACGCAGGAAGCGCTCCGCCAGGGGGCGCGTTTGGACGAGAGTAAACACGAACAGATGGACGGACACCACGATATCAACAAGATCATACGCAATCCCAAA TCCCGCGTGATGGTTCTGAGGAACATGGTGGGCCAGGACGACATCGACGACGACCTGGAGGGAGAGGTCACCGAGGAATGCGGGAAGTTTGGCCAGGTCAAGCGAGTGGTCATCTACCAGGAACGTCAGGGAGAGGAAGAGGACGCCGCCGTCATCATCAAGATCTTCGTCGAGTTCTGCCACACGGCCGAGATGAACCGGGCCGTTTGGGCTCTGGACCGCCGCTGGTTCGGAGGTCGCAAAGTGGCGGCCGAGGCGTACGAGCAGGACCGCTTTGAGAATAACGACCTGTCGGCGTAG
- the puf60a gene encoding poly(U)-binding-splicing factor PUF60a isoform X2 produces the protein MCRVYVGSIYYELGEDTIRQAFIPFGPIKSIDMSWDSVTMKHKGFAFVEYETPEAAQLALDQMNSVVLGGRNIKVGRPSNIGQAQPIIEQLAEEARVFNRIYVASVHPDLSDGDIRSVFEAFGKIKSCMLAHEPTTGRHKSYGYIEYDKPQSAVDAVASMNLFDLGGQYLRVGKAVTPPVPLIGASGDLTAAANFTAQDPVGASVLRALAGLPQGVMAAQAPGVITGVTPARPGLPQVALVNPVLATPPAPRTQEALRQGARLDESKHEQMDGHHDINKIIRNPKSRVMVLRNMVGQDDIDDDLEGEVTEECGKFGQVKRVVIYQERQGEEEDAAVIIKIFVEFCHTAEMNRAVWALDRRWFGGRKVAAEAYEQDRFENNDLSA, from the exons ATGTGTCGCGTGTACGTGGGCTCCATCTACTACGAGTTGGGCGAGGACACCATCAGGCAGGCCTTCATCCCCTTCGGACCAATAAAAAGCATCGATATGTCCTGGGACTCCGTCACCATGAAGCACAAG GGTTTCGCATTTGTGGAGTACGAGACGCCGGAAGCCGCTCAGTTGGCACTGGACCAAATGAACTCTGTCGTCCTGGGAGGACGAAACATTAAG GTGGGCCGGCCCAGCAACATCGGGCAGGCGCAGCCGATCATCGAGCAGCTGGCGGAGGAAGCTCGCGTCTTCAACCGGATCTACGTGGCGTCTGTTCATCCCGACCTGTCGGACGGTGACATCCGGAGTGTCTTCGAGGCCTTCGGCAAGATCAAGTCATGCATGTTGGCCCATGAGCCGACCACGGGACGTCACAAAAGCTACGGTTACATCG AGTACGACAAGCCTCAGTCCGCAGTCGACGCGGTGGCCTCTATGAACCTGTTTGACCTGGGCGGCCAGTACTTGCGAGTGGGGAAGGCCGTCACCCCGCCCGTGCCACTCATCGGCGCCTCCGGAGACCTCACCGCAGCCGCCAACTTCACTGCACAG GATCCAGTGGGCGCGTCGGTGCTGCGAGCGCTGGCCGGTCTTCCCCAAGGCGTCATGGCGGCTCAGGCTCCAGGCGTCATCACAG GCGTGACCCCGGCTCGACCCGGGCTGCCGCAAGTGGCTCTGGTCAATCCCGTCCTGGCCACGCCCCCTGCCCCGAGGACGCAGGAAGCGCTCCGCCAGGGGGCGCGTTTGGACGAGAGTAAACACGAACAGATGGACGGACACCACGATATCAACAAGATCATACGCAATCCCAAA TCCCGCGTGATGGTTCTGAGGAACATGGTGGGCCAGGACGACATCGACGACGACCTGGAGGGAGAGGTCACCGAGGAATGCGGGAAGTTTGGCCAGGTCAAGCGAGTGGTCATCTACCAGGAACGTCAGGGAGAGGAAGAGGACGCCGCCGTCATCATCAAGATCTTCGTCGAGTTCTGCCACACGGCCGAGATGAACCGGGCCGTTTGGGCTCTGGACCGCCGCTGGTTCGGAGGTCGCAAAGTGGCGGCCGAGGCGTACGAGCAGGACCGCTTTGAGAATAACGACCTGTCGGCGTAG